One Amblyomma americanum isolate KBUSLIRL-KWMA chromosome 8, ASM5285725v1, whole genome shotgun sequence DNA window includes the following coding sequences:
- the LOC144102106 gene encoding uncharacterized protein LOC144102106, which yields MLLQSRGFTEAPDSLACTDLPQQWRVPRGSAVKGCSVQSVDWRSVKEGGRSTPRIALPKERRVQRRTRPQQEDAKRRLALDLLACDPDNDFAKGLLLTDEGESRQSRFGVVSSLSPQSYQMSLVPHGFDVLSSGLENAALTTVENIPAWKYFEETTAWLPPAYLNGNSIVQEIIVTIEAAKALERNTRQKAKSAAWQKERKLRLTSSKFWHVMKRKSPWTTKGIENITASRELSRVPEVNYGVKMEAVAAQRYEDVLRKMGHAPVVTSCGLLVNPDFPWLGASPDRIVYDSVEGSYGAVEIKCPHSLRDCKAHELLAADFCSSLIDNVPHLKRDHDYFYQFSGQMGISQLGWGDFVVLGRHFILIERLRFEPTEWKNVRRVLDEFYLLHYTFAISLWRLSLK from the exons ATGCTACTGCAGTCAAGGGGATTCACCGAGGCGCCAGATTCGTTGGCGTGTACAGACTTGCCCCAGCAGTGGAGGGTACCTCGGGGCAGCGCAGTCAAAGGGTGCTCTGTTCAGTCAGTCGACTGGCGCAGTGTGAAGGAGGGTGGACGCAGCACTCCGAGGATTGCTCTGCCAAAGGAGCGTCGTGTGCAGCGTCGAACTCGCCCCCAGCAGGAGGACGCGAAGAGGCGATTAGCGTTGGACCTCCTCGCGTGTGACCCCGATAACGACTTCGCTAAAGGCCTTCTCTTAACAGATGAAGGGGAGTCAAGACAGTCGAGGTTCGGGGTCGTTTCGTCACTATCGCCGCAGAGCTACCAGATGTCCTTGGTGCCCCACGGATTCGATGTGCTCTCCTCCGGGTTGGAAAATGCTGCACTAACTACGGTCGAAAATATCCCAGCCTGGAAATACTTCGAGGAGACAACTGCATGGCTTCCTCCAGCATACCTCAATGGAAACAGCATTGTGCAG GAAATCATTGTGACGATAGAGGCAGCAAAAGCCCTGGAAAGAAACACTCGGCAAAAAGCAAAAAGTGCAGCATGGCAGAAAGAACGAAAACTCCGCCTTACGTCATCTAAATTTTGGCACGTAATGAAGCGAAAGTCGCCATGGACTACCAAGGGTATTGAGAACATTACGGCGTCCAGAGAACTTTCGAGGGTCCCTGAGGTCAA CTACGGAGTCAAAATGGAAGCTGTGGCTGCTCAGCGGTATGAAGATGTGCTCAGAAAAATGGGCCACGCTCCTGTTGTTACCAGCTGCGGGCTCCTTGTTAACCCGGACTTCCCATGGTTGGGTGCCTCGCCCGACAGGATCGTATATGATTCAGTAGAAGGCTCCTATGGAGCTGTTGAAATTAAGTGCCCCCATAGTCTGCGGGACTGTAAGGCACATGAACTTCTGGCGGCTGATTTTTGTAGCAGCTTGATTGACAATGTGCCACATCTGAAAAGAGATCACGATTATTTTTACCAGTTCTCGGGGCAGATGGGTATTTCCCAGTTAGGTTGGGGTGACTTTGTGGTATTAGGAAGGCATTTCATTCTCATTGAAAGATTAAGGTTCGAGCCGACTGAGTGGAAGAATGTCAGACGGGTACTGGACGAATTCTATCTACTTCACTACACTTTTGCCATATCTCTCTGGCGACTTAGTCTGAAATGA